The Roseofilum reptotaenium CS-1145 genomic sequence TGTCACTGGGATAGAAGTTTTCCTGACAATTGGAACAGTAACATTCAACCGGTATGGTTTCGATTTCTAGTGTAGCACTCTGAGCAATTGTATTTTGAGTCACGACATCAAACGCAAAGTTTAAAGCTTCTGGAACAACACCGGAGAGTTCTCCCACGTTGAGTTTAATCCGATGAATTTGTTTTGCCCCTTGGTTTTGAGCGTGGTTGAGGGCAAGTTTTAGGGTTTCTTCCATGATACTAACTTCGTGCATAGTCAATTAAAAATTAAACCTTAAAAATCAAAGAGTGTGATGATTTTGGATCAGGTGGGTGATGTGGTTGAGGGCAATTTCAACGCGCTGTTGTGCCAGGGGGGAGAGACGATCGCTGTCGGAAAAGTCTACCCCAGGGACGCTAATTATCCAGGCTTGGGGTACAGTTTGATATAACCATTGGCACAGGGAAAGTAAGCGAGGAGGGCTGAGGGAATGTCCCCAAGGTAATCCTTGTTCTGGCACTGGTTCAAGTTTGGATCGGGTTACATCGTCTCCGGATAGGGCAGCATCAACAAAAATAGCTAACTGGACTTCGGATAATTCTTGGGCTAACTCTGGCATAAGCTGATGGACAGCACGCGATCGCACATTCACCCATTCCCACTGTTCTACCCTCATCGCTACCGTTTGCCCAATGCCATCATCACCTCGTAGAAGGTTACCATAGCCGATAACTAGGACTGTGGGTGAGGGATGGGATGGGGAAATCATTACCATTTAACCGTCATGGGGTTATGGGATCAGTTGTGGCTTGAATCGTAACGGTGTTGGTTTAGCGATCATATTTT encodes the following:
- the hypA gene encoding hydrogenase maturation nickel metallochaperone HypA, whose protein sequence is MHEVSIMEETLKLALNHAQNQGAKQIHRIKLNVGELSGVVPEALNFAFDVVTQNTIAQSATLEIETIPVECYCSNCQENFYPSDIIHICPHCGQLSREVRQGKELELASLEVS
- a CDS encoding hydrogenase maturation protease, with the translated sequence MVMISPSHPSPTVLVIGYGNLLRGDDGIGQTVAMRVEQWEWVNVRSRAVHQLMPELAQELSEVQLAIFVDAALSGDDVTRSKLEPVPEQGLPWGHSLSPPRLLSLCQWLYQTVPQAWIISVPGVDFSDSDRLSPLAQQRVEIALNHITHLIQNHHTL